Proteins from one Methanococcus maripaludis C5 genomic window:
- the pdxT gene encoding pyridoxal 5'-phosphate synthase glutaminase subunit PdxT, protein MKIMGILGIQGDIEEHEDAVRKINCIPKRIRTVDDLEGIDALIIPGGESTTIGKLMVSYGFIDKIRNLKIPILGTCAGMVLLSKGTGKEQPLLDILNVTIKRNAYGSQKDSFEKEIVLGGKEIHAVFIRAPQVGDILSKDVEIISKDDENIVGVKQGNIMAISFHPELSDDGVIAYEYFLKNFVEKN, encoded by the coding sequence ATGAAAATAATGGGAATACTTGGCATTCAGGGAGATATAGAAGAACACGAAGATGCAGTTAGAAAAATAAACTGTATTCCTAAACGCATAAGAACTGTAGACGATTTAGAAGGGATAGATGCTTTAATAATCCCGGGTGGGGAGAGCACCACTATTGGGAAATTGATGGTAAGCTATGGATTTATCGATAAAATTAGAAATTTAAAAATCCCGATACTTGGCACCTGTGCAGGTATGGTTCTTTTATCAAAGGGAACAGGAAAAGAGCAGCCATTACTAGATATTTTAAATGTAACAATAAAAAGAAATGCATACGGTAGCCAAAAGGACAGTTTTGAGAAAGAAATAGTATTGGGTGGAAAAGAGATACACGCAGTATTTATCCGGGCCCCACAAGTTGGAGATATACTTTCGAAAGACGTAGAAATAATTTCAAAAGATGACGAAAATATTGTTGGAGTAAAACAAGGAAATATCATGGCAATTTCATTTCATCCTGAACTCTCAGACGATGGTGTTATTGCATACGAATACTTTTTGAAAAATTTTGTGGAAAAAAATTAA